The Alteromonas macleodii ATCC 27126 genome segment TTCCAAGCCATGCTGATACTCCATAGATTACTGTTATATTTTTGAATTTCGCATGCTCAATGCAGTGACTAGCACTGACTAATGTCGCACAACATACTCTGATATTCCGTTTTCCAGACGTTTTTCAAGTCTGTTCCAGTCAGCGGCGGGCATTCTCACATCAACTACCCAGTCTCCCTGACTGTCGTATTCTTCACTAGCAATACAGTTTAGTTCGTACAACACGCCGCGCAATCGACTTTGTGCAGGCGGAATCTTTAATGTGTAATTCACCATGCTTTTACCTAAACATTCGGTTAAAGCCTGGCTCAATAATTCCGTTCCTTCGCCTGTTTGTGCAGATAGCCACACTCTAACAGGCACGCCTTCGTCGTTTCTTTCTATACGCGGTTGAACGTCGTCTAGTTTATCAATCTTATTACAGATTAGTAATTGTTGAATCTCTCCAGCTTCAATTTCTTCAAGTACATCATTAACTTCATCCATAGTTTCGCGATATTTTGCATCAGCAATATCAACCACATGGAGCAGTAAATCTGCTTCTTGAGTCTCTTGAAGTGTCGCTTTAAACGCAGCAACGAGGTCGTGGGGAAGATGACGAATAAAACCTACCGTGTCGGCTAAAATAGCCGGCCCTACGTCTTTTAAATCGATTTTGCGTAACGTGGGATCTAGCGTTGCAAACAGCTGATCGGCAGCGTAAACGTGTGAGTCGGTAATGGTGTTAAACAGCGTCGATTTTCCCGCATTCGTATAGCCAACTAAGGATACCGTTGGAATTTCAGCGCGTTTGCGCGAGCGGCGACCCTGCTCGCGTTGCTTTTGCACTTTTTCCAAACGACGAAGAATGGCTTTAATACGACCACGAAGTAGTCGACGGTCAGTTTCTAGCTGTGTCTCACCTGGACCGCGAAGACCAATACCACCTTTTTGACGCTCAAGGTGGGTCCATCCTCTGATGAGACGAGTTGAGATATGCCTCAACTGGGCTAGTTCGACCTGAAGCTTACCCTCATGTGTTCTTGCGCGCTGCGCAAAAATATCGAGAATTAGCCCCGTTCTATCTAACACCCGGCATTTACACACCGCTTCTAAATTACGCTCCTGAGAAGGAGAAAGCGCGTGGTTGAAAATAACAACGTTGGCATCGTGTGCTTTCACTGCCGCTGCTATTTCCTCTGCCTTACCTGAACCAACAAAAAACTTAGCATGAGGCGCACTGCGCGAAGTCGTAATAACTTCTACCGCATTAACCCCTGCTGAAGACACAAGCAATTCAAGCTCACTTAAGTCTTCTTTACTGTTCTCGTCGGAAAAATTAACATGAACAAGTACAGCCTGTTCACCGGCTTCATAACGGTCAAACAAGCGCGTTACCTTTTAAATTATTCACCTTTAGTATTTTCAGAATCTCCTGCGCTAGGCATTGTGATAGCGCGTGCTGGAACAACAGTAGAAATCGCGTGCTTATACACCATTTGGCTTACTGTGTTCTTCAGTAAAATTACGAACTGGTCGAAAGATTCAACCTGTCCCTGAAGTTTAATACCGTTTACCAGATAAATTGATACTGGAATACGTTCCTTACGCAAAGCGTTCAAGAATGGGTCTTGTAAAGATTGCCCTTTAGCCATTTGATATCCTTAGTTTTTATTATTCGTGATAGGAATTTCACTATCACTGCACGTCTAATATATACCACACTCAAACATTTAAAGTGTGACTTTCGCTGTAATTTTAGTCAAATTATCGTTAGCAAATGTGTCTAGCCATGTAACCTGCTCCCAGCCCCGTAACCACGTGAGCTGACGCTTGGCGAGCTGCCTTGTAGCGATAATGCCTCTTTCACGCATTTCTGCGTAACTCAATTGGCCGTCTAGGTACTGCCACATCTGTCTGTACCCTACCGAACGAATAGAAGGCAAATCTTCATGAAGATCACTGCGTTCGTAGAGCTTTACTACTTCATTCTCAAACCCTTGCTCCAACATCAAATCAAAGCGGGTCGCTATACGTTCGTGCAACACTGCCCTGTCTGCGGGCGCTATGGCAAATTGTGCAATGTTATAAGGGCACTTTTCACCCTCTTGTTGTTGCCAATGTGTCAACGTCTTGCCGGTACTTCTATACACTTCCAGCGCACGGGTAATTCGCTGTGGGTCGTTGGGGTGAATTCTCTCACCACTAATTGGGTCTACACCACGTAATTCATCGTGTAATTTAGACCAACCCAAGCGTTGTGCCTGCTGTGTTATTTCGTCCCGTATCTTTTCATCTGACTTAGGTAGTGGCGAAATTCCATTTATCAAGGCATTAAAGTACATCATTGTACCTCCAGCCAAAATTGGCACCTTGCCACGCGCTAAAATATCGCCAATTAGCGCATTAGTGTCGTTTACAAATTGCGACACCGAATAGCTTTGTGCAGGGTCGATAATATCAATTAGATGATGTACTACACCTGCTTGCTCTTCCTGCGTTGGCTTCGCAGTGCCGATGTCCATACCTTTATAAACAAGGGCTGAATCAACACTAATTACTTCGCTTTCAACCTTGGCCGCTATATCAAGCGCCAAGCCTGTCTTGCCTGATGCCGTGGGGCCCATAATTGCTATTACTGGCAATGCAGAATTTATGCCATTGGACACCTTATTCTCCCCATACATCTAGCACTGAATTTAAGGGGCGCACTTTAGCAAATTGCTCAATAATTTCCCATTGTTTCACTTCGCTCTGCTGATCCAACCAGTACCACAGCGCATTTGATGTCTCTTCATCTAAAACATGTTCAGGCAAAACCAATGATTTTACGGCATCATCAAGTGAATTTACTTCATCATTTAGTTCAACTAATAAGAAGTATTCAAACCACTTGAGCCACGGCAAGTGCCTGGTGCCGGCCGGCACCTGTTGCAGCCGATATTTGCCAGCCACTTTATTCACTTCAAAATGCGCGTCGTTTAGCAGTGTAACCAGTTGCTCATTGACATTATTGAGCGAAACAGCAACGGGCATTAACAACGGTTGTCCATGCTGCGCTTTTAAAAATAGTTCGCTTAACCAGATACTTGCAACTTTAGTTGCACAAAGAAGGTAAATTTTTTCTGATTTTGGGTAAATTCTACACTGGGAAGTTAGATTAACGTGCTCTGCAACGGGCATCGGGTCTGCATTGTTGTTAATAATGTCGCTATTTGGCGTCATTAACGCATTGTAATTTGACTGATATGCCGCACTTGGCCCTCGACTTTGCTTATGTGCAGCGCCACCACTTCGTCCACCACTGGCACTTCCCGAGGATGTATTTCTTGGACTGCCTGTAAATTGCCCATAAGACTGTGGCGCGCCTTGCGAGATTCCCCCCGTCGAGTAACGAGAAGACTCGTTGAACGCCTGTGCATTATCCGACGTTTGATTCTGTAAAGGCCTAATGTAATCGTGTTCTACCTGAGAAGACATGAAATCTGAGCCCGAAGGACGGCTTGCGTCCATTCCTGATAAAGGCTGTTCGTCGGTCATGGCATGCAGCGCATCACTCACGGTTTTACAGATAAAGTCGTGTACCAATCTGCCTTGTTGAAACCTCACCTCATGCTTGGCGGGATGAACATTTACATCCACATCTTTAGGGTTAACCGTTAAGTACACCACAAAGCTTGGTTGCTCCACCACACCCCAAACGCTTTCGTACGCTTGGCGAATAGCGTGCATAATAAGCTTATCTCGCATGCCTCTGCCGTTAACAAAACTGAACTGGCAATCATTACTGCTGCGAAGCATGGCCTCATTACCTAGCCAAGCATCAATGTGAAGACCTTCATACTCAGTACTAATATGTACGGCGTTTTGAACAAACTTTTGTCCAACCACAGCGCCAATTCGGGTGGCTAAACTGCCTGCTTTGTCGGCGATAAAGCGCTTTGCTACTTTATCGTTGTGTTTTAAAACAAATGAAACCTTGGGATAGCTCAGTGCTATGCGTTTTATGACTTCTTCAATATGCTGAAATTCGGTTTTTTCGGTGCGTAAAAACTTACGTCTTGCTGGCGTGTTGTAAAACAGATCTGCCACGTCAATTGTGGTGCCAACAGGGTGGGCCGCTGGCTGGATATTTACCGCCATTTCCCTACCCTCACAATAGGCCTGCCACGCCTCACCTTGAGACTCAGTGCGCGATGTCAGTGTTAACCGGCTTACCGAGCTAATACTGGCCAGCGCTTCGCCACGAAAGCCAAGAGAGAGAATTTGTTCTAAGTCATCCAGAGTGGTGATTTTGCTGGTTGCATGGCGACTTAATGCCAGCTGCAGTTCACTTTTGACAATGCCTGACCCATTGTCTTTTATTCGAATGCGTTTGTGGCCACCTTTTTCAATATCGACTTCTATTTTGGTGGCACCAGCATCAAGGCTGTTTTCTAGTAATTCTTTAACCACAGACGCGGGGCGCTCAACCACTTCACCAGCGGCAATCTGGTTTGCAAGTTGGGGAGATAAAAGCTGTATAGGCAAAGGACTACCCTATGATATTAACT includes the following:
- the mutL gene encoding DNA mismatch repair endonuclease MutL, whose amino-acid sequence is MPIQLLSPQLANQIAAGEVVERPASVVKELLENSLDAGATKIEVDIEKGGHKRIRIKDNGSGIVKSELQLALSRHATSKITTLDDLEQILSLGFRGEALASISSVSRLTLTSRTESQGEAWQAYCEGREMAVNIQPAAHPVGTTIDVADLFYNTPARRKFLRTEKTEFQHIEEVIKRIALSYPKVSFVLKHNDKVAKRFIADKAGSLATRIGAVVGQKFVQNAVHISTEYEGLHIDAWLGNEAMLRSSNDCQFSFVNGRGMRDKLIMHAIRQAYESVWGVVEQPSFVVYLTVNPKDVDVNVHPAKHEVRFQQGRLVHDFICKTVSDALHAMTDEQPLSGMDASRPSGSDFMSSQVEHDYIRPLQNQTSDNAQAFNESSRYSTGGISQGAPQSYGQFTGSPRNTSSGSASGGRSGGAAHKQSRGPSAAYQSNYNALMTPNSDIINNNADPMPVAEHVNLTSQCRIYPKSEKIYLLCATKVASIWLSELFLKAQHGQPLLMPVAVSLNNVNEQLVTLLNDAHFEVNKVAGKYRLQQVPAGTRHLPWLKWFEYFLLVELNDEVNSLDDAVKSLVLPEHVLDEETSNALWYWLDQQSEVKQWEIIEQFAKVRPLNSVLDVWGE
- the hflX gene encoding ribosome rescue GTPase HflX, encoding MFDRYEAGEQAVLVHVNFSDENSKEDLSELELLVSSAGVNAVEVITTSRSAPHAKFFVGSGKAEEIAAAVKAHDANVVIFNHALSPSQERNLEAVCKCRVLDRTGLILDIFAQRARTHEGKLQVELAQLRHISTRLIRGWTHLERQKGGIGLRGPGETQLETDRRLLRGRIKAILRRLEKVQKQREQGRRSRKRAEIPTVSLVGYTNAGKSTLFNTITDSHVYAADQLFATLDPTLRKIDLKDVGPAILADTVGFIRHLPHDLVAAFKATLQETQEADLLLHVVDIADAKYRETMDEVNDVLEEIEAGEIQQLLICNKIDKLDDVQPRIERNDEGVPVRVWLSAQTGEGTELLSQALTECLGKSMVNYTLKIPPAQSRLRGVLYELNCIASEEYDSQGDWVVDVRMPAADWNRLEKRLENGISEYVVRH
- the miaA gene encoding tRNA (adenosine(37)-N6)-dimethylallyltransferase MiaA; protein product: MGPTASGKTGLALDIAAKVESEVISVDSALVYKGMDIGTAKPTQEEQAGVVHHLIDIIDPAQSYSVSQFVNDTNALIGDILARGKVPILAGGTMMYFNALINGISPLPKSDEKIRDEITQQAQRLGWSKLHDELRGVDPISGERIHPNDPQRITRALEVYRSTGKTLTHWQQQEGEKCPYNIAQFAIAPADRAVLHERIATRFDLMLEQGFENEVVKLYERSDLHEDLPSIRSVGYRQMWQYLDGQLSYAEMRERGIIATRQLAKRQLTWLRGWEQVTWLDTFANDNLTKITAKVTL
- the hfq gene encoding RNA chaperone Hfq, translated to MAKGQSLQDPFLNALRKERIPVSIYLVNGIKLQGQVESFDQFVILLKNTVSQMVYKHAISTVVPARAITMPSAGDSENTKGE